cccccaaaaaaggaatgagtttacaggtgaaggccacctacattttttccttcctgatgttttctgactgtttttcactagttttgcatttggctagggtaagtgtcacttctggtagcatgaggcaatacctggaccctacagaggttccacagacagtccaactcctccaggatggcacatcaatgcgtgccattgccagaaggtttgctgtctcccagcacattctcaagcacatggaggagattccaggagacaggcagttagtctgggagagcttgacagggctgtcgaaggtcctcaatccatcagcaggacagctatctgctcccTTGTGCatggaggaacaggatgagcactgcaaaagctctacaaaatgacctccagcagaccactggtgtgaatgtctctgatcaaacaatcagaaagagatgtaatgagagtggtctgagggcccagcgtcctcgagtgcccgctgtgctcgctgactggcaccgtggagctcggctgacatttgccatagaacacaggaatttgcaagtccaccactggtgccctgtgcttttcacagatgagagcaggttcaccctgaatgcatgtgacaggcatgaaagggtctggagaagccgtggagaatgttatggtgcctgtaacattgttcagcatgaccggtttggtggtgggtcagtgatggtgtggagAGGCATacccatggagggacgcacagacctctacaggctggacaatggcatttttactgcctttaggtatcaggatgaaatcctttgacccattgtcagaccctacattggtgcagtggtcctggattccttctggtgcacgacaatgcccagtcttatgtggtaagagaactcatgcagttcctggaggatgaaggaactgataccattagctggcccccatgctcacctgacctgaatccaatagagcacctttggaacattatgttttgttccatccaacaccatcaggttgcacctcagactgtccaggagctcagtgatgccctggtccagttctgggaggagataccccaggacaccatccatcgtctcattcagagtttgtcccggcatcgtcagtcatgcatacaagcacatggaggccatacaaactactgaataccattttgagttgctgccaaggaatttcagcaagatggaccagcctgccacatcagtttgtCACTTTGATTTtagggtgtcttgaatttagccctcctggggggttgataattttcattcccatcaaacaatgtggcacttttcattcctaacacattatccagtccatatcaatgctaagatccagtttgttttttccccgtattgaaatacgatgtattttcaaagtgttcctttaatttttttgagcagtgtatttccTCAATCCTCACTTCCCAAACTCAATGTTACATGGTGATATGACTATCTTGAGTTGTCTGGCCCATCTCCCTCATCGATCAGTGTATTTATTGAAATGATGTGATAAAACAAAATTACTTAACTACTGTTTTAGTCCAACCCAAGGCCAAATATTGCGAGCTTGGGAATAAAATTTTCTGTAAGGCATCAGTCGGGGATTTTCCAGTAATGATCTCGCTGCACTGGCAGACTGGCTTCATATTTCCAAAAATATAACTTCTGTCTGACATAATCATTACTGGTTTATCTAGATTTCATTTTCCAGTCATTGATGTCTCTAAACAGTGGCCTTTTTAGCAAAATAAACTTTGAGAGCACTCAGCAAATGctgaaaattactttttttttttttggctgcaaCAACTTAAGACATTTTGTCTTAATGACAGCTTTTCAAAGACAAGTGCAGTCTctgcagagagacacacagacacagctaGAGAGCACAATCTCCTTCTTGTTTTGTCTAATCTGCATTTCCCATAATGCCTGAGGGAAGTCAACGTCTCTTCCTGTTTCCTCTTTGAGGGGGACTTATCATACGTCTCAGGGCTACACCCATTTATTTTTGCCTGGGGaaaggaaatgtgtttttttcttgccttCTCTGCTGACCTTGAGAGCATCTGAGAAAGTAAAAAACTGCATTAGTGTGAGTATGTTGATATAATCGTCTAGACTTTCTACCACCACATCTCAACACACTAGCCTAATAATGTTTGTCTAAATGCACAACCTGGTTTGGCTATATTTCTATCCATTCCCTAATGTTCCTCAAATATATTAAGTAGGGATTATTTAAGTTTTATAGCCTATAGTTAGACGAAGCTTTTTCAAAACATGCTAACTGACCTGTGCAGAGTACTTTGCGCGGAGACGTCCAGCCTCGCAGCCTTTATCACAGACCCTAAGCTGTCGGGCCTGCTCCAACTCCCGCTTGAGACGGATCCGTGACTCATTGGCTTCCTTCATCTTCTTTTCGCTCTCGGCTCGCAGCCGCTCAATTTCCTTCCTCAAGTTGCGCTTTGCCTCAGTTGCCTCCCGCAGCTTCTCCTTCTTGGCCACCCGCAAGAACTCCAGCTCCTTTGAAGAAGAGATTGGAGAAATCAGACTTTTAGTCTGAAGGTAATGCTTGTATAATTAATCAATTTAGAAAGTTGTTTCCACAATTTCAAGTGATATGTGAATGCCAGTGGATAATACAGTATCAGTCACATGGCTGCTTTACTTTGTTTCTGAACTGTTGACACCTGAGAACAACTTGTTACAGTAGTCTGCAGTGTCCATGTCAGTGTTTACATTGAGCCAAGTCAGGGGTTAGGGCAATGTGTGGGCTGACAGAAGTTGAGTTTCCTTCCTCTGAAGCACTGACAGAGTacgaatgtgtgtctgtgtatgttgCAGTAACACGCCCATAGCCTTCTCATGGGAAACTAGCAGCTGAGACAAACATATCTGTCATCAAGCTTTGTTAGGTCCTACAGAAAGAGTGAAAAGAAACAATCCCTATCACACCCTTTACTCTACAACAGCTTTACATAAGAACTTTTGCAATCCCAACAGGATTAGGGTTCATTCAGTGAAACACAGGAAAAAGTATGCCAGTGAGTTGTAAAGACCATTTCTGATTTAGGTTGTTGCTTGGTTGGATTTGTGGTGACTCCACAGCTCCTCTCTAGCCTGATGGAAAGCGAAAGTGGAATTCTGTCAAGCTGGAATCGGTTTTCTTTGCTCAGGCTGCATCTTATGTTGCTCACCCACACAGACTCCTTCGTCGGCATTTACTTGTTGTCtgtccaaaaccaaaaataaaatggaagTCTGGCCTTTCCCTTTGCTGCAACATCCGCTCTCATTGCTATCACTTGCCAACTCATGCTAAGCTTTGCGGACAGTGAGGACTTCTAATCCACTTCTGCATTTTGATGCCTGAGGTGAAGTGATTTCCTCAGAGTGCCAGCTTTGAAAAGATTCTATCAAGTCTGATTTGAAGAATATAAAGGAACATTTAAGGTTTGTATGATTTGTGATTGGCAGTTAATGGGAAATTCCACTGTTCCGTCCAGAAGTGGTAAACATCAGTCATCACTGAATCGCAAAAATAACAGGACTTAGTATGCAGATATACTGTATGCTAATTTATGAATAAATTGCCTGGTCTTATATATGGTCTTTagtgaagcatttttttttcttcagtcttCTGGTCAAACCAAAATCTCAATTCAGTCACGTCCAAGTCAAGCAAAATCtgaaatcaatcaaaaaaaCTTGTTCTCATATCAAATGAAACAAGTTCAAGCCAAGTCTCATATCACTGGGGACAAGTCGAATGGAATTTGTCTGTCCCTGAGGACAATTCTATCTCGTCTCTGAATGAATACTGTTAAAAATGCACAGTAGCATGCTTTCCTTTCCAAATCTGAATAGATAATAGTGAATTAACAGtggtttcatattttttcaaaagCATTTCACTACAGGGAATAATTCAAGTGTCAAAATGGTCAAGTCAACAGCAAGTGTGTGAGTTGAgtaaaattcaaaatgtaaaggTCGGTGTGATGACTGTTGGTATGACTGTGATGACTGGTAGTTTAATTCTGCCTTCAGTGTTTCTGCTCAGTTGGACTAAACACATCTTGCATTCATCTTCGTACATAATGTAAGCATATTAAACTATCTATATTCTCATTTGACATAAAGACACATCCATCCAATACAATGATTTGAATCAAACTCTACCTGCTGGAGGCTTCGTTTGGCCTGCAGAGCTGATCCCAACTTTTCTTCCTGCTTCACCCTCATCTTAACAATCTCATGAAGAAACTTCTCTTTTGACTCTTTGGAGTCCAGTCCACTGTCCAGTGCCTGACGAAGGCTCTCCAGCTCTGACTCCAACCCCAGCTCTGGAGGAGTCACAGGTACTGCGACAGGTGCAGCTCCAGGAGCAGTGCCTTCAGCTGACGTGACAGTGCAGATAGGCCCTTGGACGCCTGGTGAGCTCAAGTCTTTGGCTGAGCTGCTGGACGAGGTGAATGATGGTGACGACAGGGAGGACAGTGATGAAGTGACTGTTGGAGGAGACCAGAAACACAAGAGAGGGTGAGATTAAAAGAATTAGACGTCCTGGCAGTGGTAAGTAATTGATCAGCTGATATTGTCAATATTAGCTAGTCAGCTGAGCCctgcaataaaatacaaaacacatgtaaataCTATAAAAAACATCTGTGGTGCTGGCACTTACATTCGTCACGACTTTCCACTTCAATCTCCACCTCTGAATCTTTGTCGTCCTGAGGTGGCGGCAGTGGTGCCTTATTGGCAGTGGAGGACGGAAAGCAGGGGACCTCTGGTGCTGGGGGTGGGAGCTCCCCTGTGGCTCTTCTCTTCCGAGACCTGGAGTTGGGGTTGGCGCCCTCGCCTGGGGGTTCACCTCCACTTGGGTGTGAGGTGCTGGGTACCGATGGAGACATAGGACCCACCTTCCCCAGAGGCAGTGGTGTGAGGGCCACATTGGGGGCCACAGCGTTCTCAAGGCTCTTGTAGTTGTAGAAGCTAAAAGAAAATCGTGCAGTTTTTCAGCGTCAAATTTACATAAAGGTTAGTTGATTAAGAAGAGATGAATTCTGAATTTAAAGAGAGACAGCTAATACCATATTGTATGGTCCTTTGTGAACAGCCTATGCCAACCAGGgtagaaaaacattcaaataaagtgcCTACAGCTCTTTCCTCCCACTTCAGGAGAAAGTGGGCCAGATCAACTGTGATATGGTGCAGCCTGATCTGGCAGCATCATGCCAAGTGGGTGCCCACAGTATGAGTGTGTGtcaaatgtgtgtgaatggtgACGTGTGGGAGGCTGCGGTAGAGTCAGACTTGACCCCTGTGACACCAACCCACCCAGACAAGTGAGAGCGCATGCTGGGAGCTTATCAAATCCAGCTGAACAAAACGGCTGTCAATCCTTGCCTTAAAAGCTTCTTATAGAGTGTAGATATTTCATagttttaattgatttttgaaCTGTTGTTTAGTGAGACTGTCTTCCATTTTAGATCTagttgtggtgtgtgtgtcgGGCTCACCTGTCTCTCAGCAGAGCCAAAGGGTGACTGGAGGGCTCCTTATCACCCGTGGAGATGTGTGGAGACCAAGGTCTAAAAGCTGAGGGCCTCTGCCTCGGCTGAATGCAGTTAATCCCCTGAAAAAGGACATTGACAAAGCCTTAAATAACAAGTaacaaaaaactacatttgtaATGATCAAGTGACAAAGCTCAATAACAGTATACAGTTTTATAGGATATTATTTCAAGCCTGTGAATGTGAACATATATGTGATACCCAAGTTTACATACGGTACTGCTTTCCATtgaaaaacataaacatattgTACAAAAGTCTAAAAGTGGTCTTTGAACCTTAGTAGGATCTAGGAAAAAATGACGGGTTATCCACATCGTGCAAAATTAGACAACCAATATTTTAGGGTTTAAGTATTTACTACTTAGATGTGTCCACACAAtcaactgtgcaataaaaaattgtattatttgAGTGGAGAGGGTTCAGTATGAAGATTATTTGTTGAAGACCTTTGAAGTATTACTCtatggtagattttttttggagaGAATATCGATCTTCACATGGGACATCCATCATTACATTGTGGTTATATTCTGTTTCACAGCTCTCAAACTTCTCTCCGTTGTGGGGCTCTTGGTGTCTACAGTTACCTCCTCTGTTAGCACAGCTTGCCAAATCTAAATTTAAGCACTCCCCTCATCCAAAAATGTCCATATAATATTACATGACATCTCATCTCATGAACCATGCATCAAAATCCTCATCATGAGCATCTCCTTCCTGAGCCTAACAACACCAACCTTATTGGAGGCAGACAAGGATTGTAGCCAGTCGTGCTGCTTCTCTTTGTCGGCCAGCGGGGATTGCGATGGGAGGTCTTCGTGTTTGGACTTTTTCATCGGGATGGGATCAGATGCCTAGAAGAAAGGaagatttgttttaaaaatggaagaTAGCTTATATTCCCTATATAGCTTCAATCTATGTACTATTACAATGGTTAAATGTGCAAACACATTTAAGCTGATTTGCTCCATGTGATATGAATGCATCATAGGTTGCCCACTTGGCAGCTGACCAAAGACTGTGTCACTAGAATGTCAGTGAACTGAAAATGAACCCAATACTGTCAGACAATCcaataactgtgtgtgtgtgtgtgtgtgtgtgtgtgtgtgtgtgtgtgtgtgtgtgtgtgtgtgtgtgtgtgtgtgtgtgtgtgtgtgtgtgtgtgtgtgtgtatgtggatgGTTGATAGAGGAGTGCCAGCAGAGGTGTCTGATGGCTGAAGTGCAAGTGTGTTTATATT
The window above is part of the Acanthochromis polyacanthus isolate Apoly-LR-REF ecotype Palm Island chromosome 6, KAUST_Apoly_ChrSc, whole genome shotgun sequence genome. Proteins encoded here:
- the skia gene encoding v-ski avian sarcoma viral oncogene homolog a: METVSRQSFQPHPGLQQTLKQFHLSSMSSLGGPAAFSARWQHELLFKKDGKEPEPILQHLPPPVMPGPLFIPSDRSTERCETVLEGETISCFVVGGEKRLCLPQILNTVLRDFTLQQINSVCDELHIYCSRCTADQLEILKVMGILPFSAPSCGLITKTDAERLCNALIYGGAYPPRCKKELNGGTLELQFTDRSFKVYHECFGKCKGLFVPELYTSPNAACVQCMDCRLMYPTHKFVVHSHKAQENRTCHWGFDSANWRAYILLGQDYTGKEEKTRLEQLLDEIKEKFDFANKYKRKASSRASDPIPMKKSKHEDLPSQSPLADKEKQHDWLQSLSASNKGINCIQPRQRPSAFRPWSPHISTGDKEPSSHPLALLRDSFYNYKSLENAVAPNVALTPLPLGKVGPMSPSVPSTSHPSGGEPPGEGANPNSRSRKRRATGELPPPAPEVPCFPSSTANKAPLPPPQDDKDSEVEIEVESRDEFTSSLSSLSSPSFTSSSSSAKDLSSPGVQGPICTVTSAEGTAPGAAPVAVPVTPPELGLESELESLRQALDSGLDSKESKEKFLHEIVKMRVKQEEKLGSALQAKRSLQQELEFLRVAKKEKLREATEAKRNLRKEIERLRAESEKKMKEANESRIRLKRELEQARQLRVCDKGCEAGRLRAKYSAQIEDLQMKLQHAEADREQLRADLLQEREAREHLERVVKELQQQLWPKSTSLKDGTPKDMPADN